The DNA sequence CGGACCGGTGCGCCCATGCCGTCGAAGACGCAGCCGGTGACGCGGATGCGCGGGCCGGGCACGTCGTCCGGCATGGGGTCAAAGCCCAGTTCGGTGTCATAGATGTCGAATCCTGCCGCCCGCGGGGCCAGCCCGATATGGACATAGGGTCCGGCGGTCTGGGACGGGGTCTCCTTGAGGTAGTTCAACGGCTGCGGCATGTCAGTTTCCCTCCGACCGGTTCTCGAAGAAGGTCGACCGCCGCCCGCGCAGCACGATGTCGAACCGATAGGCCAGACAGTCCAGCGGCACCGCCTGGTTCAGGTCCAGCGGGGCGATCAGCGCGTCGATGGCGCGGGGATCGGGGATCGCCTGCACGATCGGGCAATGCGCGATCAACGGGTCGCCCTCGAAATACATCTGGGTGATCAGGCGCTGCGCGAAGGCCGTGCCGAAGACCGACAGGTGGATATGCGCGGGCCGCCAGTTGTTGACCCAGTTGCGCCACGGATAGGCGCCGGGCTTGATGGTCCGAAAGGCGTAATGGCCCTGATCGTCGGTCAGAACCCGCCCGCAGCCGCCGAAATTCGGGTCGATCGGGGCCAGATAGCCGTCCTTCTTGTGGCGGTACCGGCCGCCGGCATTGGCCTGCCAGATCTCGACCAGGGTCTGCGGGACGGGGCGGCCGTCCTCGTCCAGGACGCGTCCGTGGACGATGATGCGTTCGCCCACCGGATCGCCGTCCTTGGCATAGTTCGCGATCAAGTCGCCATCCAGCGGGGTGATGGCCCCATGACCGAAGCGGGGGCCGGTCAGTTCGGACACGGTGCCCTCGATCGACAGCATCGCCTGTCGCGGCGACCGCGCGACCGAGGTCTTGTAGTCCGGGGCCAGCGCGGGCGGATGCCAGGTGCGGTCGCGTTGATAGAGCGTCATGCCTGTCCTCCTTCGGCATCGGCCTCGGCAAAGATGCGGCGGGCCAGGGCGATGGCGTGATTGGCGCGCGGGACGCCGGCATAGATGGCGACGTGCAGCAGCGCCTCCATCACGTCGTCGCGGCTGGTGCCGGTGTTCGGGATGGACCGCAGGTGCAGGGCCAGTTCGCCGTCGTTGCCAAGGCCCGCCAGCAGGGCGATGGTCATCATCGACCGCTCGCGCAGCGGAATCGTGCCGCGCGACCAGACATGGCCCCAGGCCGCATCGGTGATCAGCGCCTGGAACGGCGCGTCGAAGGGCGTCTGCGCGGCCTGCGCGCGGGCGACATGGGCCGGTCCCAGCACGCGTCTGCGGGTGGCAAGGCCGGTGTCTGACAATTCGGTCATGCGGCATGTCTTTCCAGAAAGGGGGTCATCAGCGCGGCGTGGGCGTCGGGCGTCTCGACGCAGGGCAGGTGGCCCGCGCCGGGGATCAGGTCGAAGGTCGCACCGGGGATCAGGTCGGCGGTGGCGCGCACCACGTCGGGGGGCGATGCGCCGTCGGCCTCGCCCGCGATCACCATCGTGGGCAGGCGCAGTGCGGCGCTGGCCTGCCGTTGATCGGCCCCGGCCAGCGCCCGGCAGGCGGCGACATAGCCCGCGGCAGGCGTGCGGGCCAGCATGTTGCGCCAGGGTGCCAGCGCGGGCGTCGCGCGGAAGGCCGGCGCGAACCAGCGTTCCATTACCGCATCCGCGATACCGGCCATGCCGTCCCGTTCCACCGCGTCGATCCGGGTCTGCCAGCTGTCGGGCGTGCCAAGACGCGCGGCGGTGTTGGACAGGATCAGCGCGCGGACCAGATCGGGCCGGTCGGCCGCCAGGCGCTGCGCGATCAGCCCGCCGATGGACAGGCCCAGCACGACCACCGGGCCGGGGGCCGCGGCCTCGATCAGCGCGGCTGCGTCGGCGGCGTGGTCGGCGATGCGGTCTGCGGCGCCCAGATCCGACAGCCCGTGCCCCTGCTTGTCATAGCGCAGATAGCGCAGCCTCTGCGGCAGCAGCGGCAGGACCGCGTCCCACAGACGCAGATCCGTGCCAAGCGAATTGGCCATCAGCACCACCGGCGCGCCCGTTGGCCCGTCCAGCCGATAGTGCAGCGCGCCATAGGGGCGGGACAAGATTTGCATGGATAACCCTCCTGTCCATAACGTAACATGGGGGCAGGATCTCCGATAATGCAAAATCGGCAGCAAAGGATGCCCATATGATTATGCATCCCGGCATCAAGCTGCGCCATCTGCGGGTCTTTCTGGACATCGCGGCCCGCGGCAGCCTGACCGCGGCGGCGCGGGCGCAGGGCATCACCCAGCCCGCGCTGAGCCGCACCCTGGCCGAGCTGGAGGCCCTGCTGCAGGTGCCGCTGTTCCGGCGCGAGCGGCGGCGGCTGGTTCTGACCGATGCGGGCACGCTGCTGCGCACCCATGCCGCCGCTGCGCTGCAGATGCTGGAAAGCGGGGTCGCCGCGCTGCATCCGGTCGCGGGGACGGACCGGTTGCGGGTGGGCATCCTGCCCACGGCGGCCACGCGGCTGTTCCCGCGCGTGGCGCTGCGCTTTCGCGAGATGCATCCGCATGTGACCCTGTCGGTCGAGACGGGGCCGCATCCGCATCTGATCCGCCTGCTGCGCGAGGGCGGGATCGACCTGATGATCGGGCGCATGCCGGCCGCCGCCGACATGGCGGGCCTGCGCTTCGATCACCTCTACGAGGATCAGATCGCGCTGGTGTCCCGCGCCGGGCATCCGTGCTGGGGGCAGCCGGTGCGTGACGTCCTGTCGGCCTGTCCGGTGATCCTGCCGCCGCAGGACGCGCTGATCCGCCGGGCGGTCGACGATTACCTGCAGGCCCGCAACCTGGCCGGGCTGCATCCCGCGTTCGAGACCGCGGCCCTGGCGGTGGGTCGGGGCATCCTGGCTGCATCGGACGCGCTGTGGTTCATCTCGCAAGGCGTGGTCGGGGACGAGCTGGACCGGGGCGCGCTGATCCAGTGGCCGACCGATGCAGGGTTCCTGACCGGCGCAGTCGGCCTGACGCGCCGGCAGGTCGGGCCGGACAATGCGATGCTGGACGTGCTGACGCGCCTGGCGACAGACGGGGCACGGACCTAGGCAGGATCGCTGGCGTCATGATTGCGCATGTCTTGCCGCGATGCCACCGCGGCATGGGGCATGGTCGACAACGGCACGCGCCGGTGGCCTGCAACCCTCAATCCCACTGACCGCCCCCTGCGCATCGATGTTCTGAGGTGCTGCGACCGCAAGCGCGGTCCACCGGCGGTCTTTGCGCTGTCTGTTGCAAGGTTCGGTGCTGTCATCGCGGCACGCAATGCCTTTGGCTGCACTGTCATCTGGTACGTTGCGCGATCGAGGCCGTTTTTCGCCGTCTATCGCGGAGCACGGCACAACTGGCGGTTCGGACGCTTCCTCAAGCAGGCGTGCTTGTGGCTTTGTCTGTCGTGACTTGGCCGTACGGCACCACGATCTGTCTTTGTCCATGCCGGGCAAAACGGCCAGTCACCTGGCGATAGGTTCGCCCTTGCAGACCCACAAACGAGATGTCCGATAGGAGGGCCTCCCCCCTGAGCAGTCGATGCCGCAGGGCGACCGGCTCTGCCGTCGGTTTCAGGGTGCCGCTGTGGCCGCTTGCCGGTGCGGGGCCACGTCGCGGATCAGCGCAACGGCCAGCGTTTGGGCCTGGTCGCGGATGTCGGGGATGGCGGTGATCTCCCAGAAGGCGGCGCGGGATGCAGGCCCGATGACGCGGATGCGGGGGTCCGGGCGGCCGTCGGCGCCGATCAGGGCGCAGTCGGCCGCGACATCCAGACCGATCCGCACGGGATCGATGCAGGCGCGGCCGGTGGCCAGCAGGTCGGCGACCAACGGCGTCGCGTTGGCCCGCGGGTCGCGGCGGATGCCGCGGCAGTCGACGATGCGCGCCGCATCGAGCGTCAGGATACGATCGGCCCCGCGCGGGCGCCAATGCGCGCGCAGGATCGCGCCGTCGCGGCTGGCACCGTCGAAGCTGCCGGCCAGCTGCCGCATCTGGCCGCTGTCCAGCACGCGCTGCAGGATGGCCGCGGTTTCCGGGGGCAGGCGGTGGCGGTGCACCTCCCACCAGGGGGCGGCGTGGCGCAGGAAGCGGGCGCGGTCCGCCACGGACATGGCACGCCACAGGGCCGGCAGGTGCGGGCGGGCGCCGTCGACCGCGTCGCGCCAGGTGCCGCCCTGCGCCCCGGCCCGGGCGGCAAGATCGCGCAGCCAGGACAGGACAAAGCTGACGGGCGCGCCCAGGGGCACCTCGGCCCGGGTGATCGACAGGGGCGCGCCCGTGGCATGCACACGCGGCAGTTGGGCACGACGTGACAGGGCCACGATTTCCCCGCGGTGGCCGTGGGACAGCAGGCTGATGGCCTGGTCCACCATCGACAGGCCGGACCCGATGATGACCACGCGCCCGCCCTGGGGCGGGGGGTCGGCCTGCTGCCAGGCGCCGTGGACCAGGCCTGTCGGGTCCGGTTCGGGCAGGGCATGGCCGGTGGCCAGCACGGCCCGGTCGGCGGGAACGACCTGGCCGTCGTCCAGATGCGCCGCGACCCTGGCCCGCGTGGTGACCAGCCGGATGCATGTCGCGCGCATACAGCGCAGCCGTCCGTCGGCCGACAGCGGCGCCAGCAGGTCGGTCATGTAGGCGCCATAGGTCGCGCGGCCCACGAAGCAGGCGCCCGTCGCGCCGTCTCCGCGCGCGGTCAGCCAGCGGCGGAAATGGTCGGGATCGTCGGGAAAGGCGCTCATGTTGGCGACGCGGGTGTTCAGCAGATGGCCCGGATCGCTGGTCGAATAGGCCACGCCACAGCCCAGCATGTGCCGCCCCTCGATCACGGTGACACGCAGGGGCGTGGCCGGGTCGCGCAGCAGATGGGCGGCCAACAGGACGCCGCTGGCGCCGCCACCGATGATGACGACATGGGGCAGATGGGCCGCATGGGGCGCAGACGTGTCGGCCAGGGGGATGGTCTTCATGGCGGGCTCCTTCGCTTGGCTGCGGGGGCGGTCCTAGAGGGCGGCGATCAGCAGCCCCGTCCACAGGGCCAGGCTGGCACCGACCAGCGTGGGGACGATGCGGTCGGGACGATCGGTGTCGCGGGGATGGGTGCGGCGCAGATAGGCCTCGGTCTGGATGTCGAACATGGCAACCTCGGGTCCGGTGATGGGGGTCAGGCCAGCCGTCGGGCGGGCAGGGACAGGGGGGCGGGGCGCGCGCCGAACAGGCGCCGCAGGACCCCGGGTCGCGCGGTGCGCGCCAGCAGATCGTCGCGCAGCGCCTTGCCCGCGGGCCAGGGGCCAAAGCCCGATGCCGCATTGACATGGCCCGCATGGCCGATGTCGTGCAGGTGCGCGCCCCAATGCGCCGCCAGCTGTCGGCTGTGGTCGAAAGCCATCCACGGGTCGTTGCGGCTTGCCACCAGCGTCGCGGGCACGTCGAACCGTTCGCGCGGCAGGGCACCGAAACCGCGGGTGCGGTCCGAGGTGGCCGGATCGGCAGGCGCGACCAGCAGCGCGGCGCGCACCCGCAGCCCCGGCCAGCGGGCCAGCAGATGCGCGATGGTCACCGCGCCAAGCGAATGGCCGACCAGGATGCTGTCGGGATGGGCCATGATGTGGACGGCCAGCGTGGCCTCCCAGACCTCGCGGACGGGACGGCCCGTGTCACCCATGTCCAGCAGCATCGCGTTGGGGTCGGTGCGTGCCCACCAGTCCTGCCAGTGCGGCGCAGGAGAGCCGTCGAGGCCGGGGACGATCAGGGTCTTGGTCATCGGATGTCTCCTTTTATCTCGCATAAGACTACAAGGATGGTCGTGTATTGCGATTCCAAAGATCACCCCGAAAAGGGAACAGGGTTCTATCGGTCGCGGGTGTTGACGGGATAGGCGGTGGTGTGGCGCAGCCGTTCCATCGCGAATTGCGATGTGATGTTCTTGATCGCTACGGCGTCGGTCAGCGCCCTGTAGAAGCGGTCATAGGCGGCCATGTCCGGCACCGCGATGCGCAGCAGATAGTCGATGTCGCCGGCCATCCGCCAGGCTTCCATGACCTCGGGCAGGGCGTCGATGGCGCGGGCAAAGGCCGCGCGCCATTCCGTGCCGTGGTCTGGCGCCTCGATGCCGACGAAGACGGTCAGGCCGAATCCCAGCATCGCCGGATCGGCCAGCGCCACGCGCCCGGTCAGGACGC is a window from the Paracoccus marcusii genome containing:
- the pcaH gene encoding protocatechuate 3,4-dioxygenase subunit beta, producing the protein MTLYQRDRTWHPPALAPDYKTSVARSPRQAMLSIEGTVSELTGPRFGHGAITPLDGDLIANYAKDGDPVGERIIVHGRVLDEDGRPVPQTLVEIWQANAGGRYRHKKDGYLAPIDPNFGGCGRVLTDDQGHYAFRTIKPGAYPWRNWVNNWRPAHIHLSVFGTAFAQRLITQMYFEGDPLIAHCPIVQAIPDPRAIDALIAPLDLNQAVPLDCLAYRFDIVLRGRRSTFFENRSEGN
- the pcaC gene encoding 4-carboxymuconolactone decarboxylase — encoded protein: MTELSDTGLATRRRVLGPAHVARAQAAQTPFDAPFQALITDAAWGHVWSRGTIPLRERSMMTIALLAGLGNDGELALHLRSIPNTGTSRDDVMEALLHVAIYAGVPRANHAIALARRIFAEADAEGGQA
- the pcaD gene encoding 3-oxoadipate enol-lactonase, whose translation is MQILSRPYGALHYRLDGPTGAPVVLMANSLGTDLRLWDAVLPLLPQRLRYLRYDKQGHGLSDLGAADRIADHAADAAALIEAAAPGPVVVLGLSIGGLIAQRLAADRPDLVRALILSNTAARLGTPDSWQTRIDAVERDGMAGIADAVMERWFAPAFRATPALAPWRNMLARTPAAGYVAACRALAGADQRQASAALRLPTMVIAGEADGASPPDVVRATADLIPGATFDLIPGAGHLPCVETPDAHAALMTPFLERHAA
- a CDS encoding LysR substrate-binding domain-containing protein, with the protein product MIMHPGIKLRHLRVFLDIAARGSLTAAARAQGITQPALSRTLAELEALLQVPLFRRERRRLVLTDAGTLLRTHAAAALQMLESGVAALHPVAGTDRLRVGILPTAATRLFPRVALRFREMHPHVTLSVETGPHPHLIRLLREGGIDLMIGRMPAAADMAGLRFDHLYEDQIALVSRAGHPCWGQPVRDVLSACPVILPPQDALIRRAVDDYLQARNLAGLHPAFETAALAVGRGILAASDALWFISQGVVGDELDRGALIQWPTDAGFLTGAVGLTRRQVGPDNAMLDVLTRLATDGART
- a CDS encoding FAD/NAD(P)-binding protein, whose amino-acid sequence is MKTIPLADTSAPHAAHLPHVVIIGGGASGVLLAAHLLRDPATPLRVTVIEGRHMLGCGVAYSTSDPGHLLNTRVANMSAFPDDPDHFRRWLTARGDGATGACFVGRATYGAYMTDLLAPLSADGRLRCMRATCIRLVTTRARVAAHLDDGQVVPADRAVLATGHALPEPDPTGLVHGAWQQADPPPQGGRVVIIGSGLSMVDQAISLLSHGHRGEIVALSRRAQLPRVHATGAPLSITRAEVPLGAPVSFVLSWLRDLAARAGAQGGTWRDAVDGARPHLPALWRAMSVADRARFLRHAAPWWEVHRHRLPPETAAILQRVLDSGQMRQLAGSFDGASRDGAILRAHWRPRGADRILTLDAARIVDCRGIRRDPRANATPLVADLLATGRACIDPVRIGLDVAADCALIGADGRPDPRIRVIGPASRAAFWEITAIPDIRDQAQTLAVALIRDVAPHRQAATAAP
- a CDS encoding RBBP9/YdeN family alpha/beta hydrolase produces the protein MTKTLIVPGLDGSPAPHWQDWWARTDPNAMLLDMGDTGRPVREVWEATLAVHIMAHPDSILVGHSLGAVTIAHLLARWPGLRVRAALLVAPADPATSDRTRGFGALPRERFDVPATLVASRNDPWMAFDHSRQLAAHWGAHLHDIGHAGHVNAASGFGPWPAGKALRDDLLARTARPGVLRRLFGARPAPLSLPARRLA
- a CDS encoding Lrp/AsnC family transcriptional regulator → MTQIPPLDLIDRKIVATLMADATTPIAQIADRVGLSQTPCWKRIQKLEANGVLTGRVALADPAMLGFGLTVFVGIEAPDHGTEWRAAFARAIDALPEVMEAWRMAGDIDYLLRIAVPDMAAYDRFYRALTDAVAIKNITSQFAMERLRHTTAYPVNTRDR